From the genome of Plectropomus leopardus isolate mb chromosome 4, YSFRI_Pleo_2.0, whole genome shotgun sequence:
agaagagataGAGGGCTGGGTGTAGGCAGGGAATGTCGCTTTGGGAGGGTCGGAGGAGGCGGCTGTACTGTGGGAGTTTGAAGCGACAGCTCCTGAAGTGCTCTGCTGGGCCTGTACAAAGACACAATACAGGTAACTGACTGGTAACCCAAACTGCTGCTTTCTTTGAattcaaaaaagggaaaaaatacttTAAGGGCACAAAATTCCTCAGTGCACTGTTCCTCTGTGACAATTATGTAACAAATTACTTGAGATATCGTTCAATCCGTACAATACAATCCACCAATATTCAATTTAAGAAGATAATTTTTTATAGTTGGGTTTTGGTGATTCTAAATTTAACTTATGTGAATTATGTCAATAACGTGAATTCTTAATAAatcagttacttttttttttaggaacaaAACAATTGCCCTTTTCATATACAGCATTTACTTTCAATGTAACTGCAAATTTTCCATGAAATGAATTAAACCCTTTGTATCTGGAATAGTAAACAAATCCTGAGACATAGCATAATTAATCTACTCACATTTAGAATTCAGATTGTAAGGAATAAAGACAGTGTGTTATGCACTGCTGCAGTGTACAATGTATGATGAGTAGTAGCAGAATTCATGCTTCAGAGGTTAGGAGGGGTGAATAACTCAAAATAAGATCCATGTAAATCTATTATTACATCTTATTCTGCGTTAATAAAAGCACATGCACAGGAACAAAgctcacagacaaacaaaaaatatgtcagtTGTTGTCAGGGATAATTATCCTCCGACATCAACACTATAGTCGACGTGCTCACTTTGATGCACAAGGCAAATACTGTTAGTAATCAGCCTTGTTTACAACTTCAAAATTTACAGGCAGAGTTAATAAGTAAGCAACATGCAGCCGCCGCAGCCCAAGCCAAAGTCCTGTCTGAGCCTACTTGTGGAGTGTTAGGAAAGGGAGGCTGGGAGGAGACAGACTGAAGGTCTGCGGGTGGTGAGGAAAcggctgctgtgctgctgtgaacACCAGCGCCCATCTGCAGCATGGTGGAAAGGAGATCACAGTATTGGCAGGTAACATGTCCACATACTCTATACAAATTCAATGATGACAACAACATATACTGCATAACAGtgacactgatttaaaaaatgaaatggggtgagaggaagacagaaaagaggaatAGACGACTACAGAAAATTAGGAAATAGGACATGTGAAATCCGAAGTGTTGGGAAATGAAATATCATCCCTGAGTGATGTGTtcacagaagacaaaaaatatggagggtttaaaaaaacaacaacaactatcTAGCTTGAACAAGGAAACCTCTAAACTCTGAAaaatctgtgtgagtgtgttttgttgttggggCGGTTGCATGGGGCCCACCTGTGCTGCACTGGGAAAGAGAGGTTTGGTGACGGCGGGCTGAGCCACTGGTACTGCCGGTCGACTGGGTATCGCTCCTGCTGCGGGGGCTGGGGCCATATGGGGCATCCCTGGCCTTGGAGCCATGTGGGGTGGCATTCCTAAACAATTACCAAAACAAGGTCAATTAACTCTTCTTGCACCATTacactgaaaacataaaaaaagcaaaataagcaAATACAGTGCACAGATGGAGTGAGAAAGTCAAAGACTAATGTCTGTTTCTCAAGAGTGGTGTAAGCTTTCAAATTAGACACATATTTGGACatcataattttcaaaaaaaaaaacaacacacatttcGTAGCAAATACtggaaaaatatcaacatatcTCTGACAATTAATAACTCAGTCATTTTCTCCGTAGAAATATTAATTGCCTCTTGAAAATTAACTCAAAATACAACCACAACTTACCGTGGGGTATACCGGGCATCCCTGGCATCATGGGAGGCATCATTCCACCCATTGGCATCATACTGCAAAAGGCAATAAGACCAATAAGGTAATGATGTATGGTGTTACTCTAACTGCAGTAAAATGAGATTTAATTTAGACagaccttaaaataaaatatgctgtTGTATAGGCACATAAACAATTCATAAagaagcaaacagaaaatagcCCTAAATCTGAAACAGTAGTATTAAAAACACTGTCATTGAGACCTCTTACCCTGGAGGCATTCCATGCATGGCAGGGGGCATGCCGTGCATCATGGGAGGAACGCCTGGCATCATGGGAGGCATTCCTGTAAGAGAAGTAAGAGGAAATGTTCTGTTTACTAACAACTCAACACTGAATCACTCCAGACAGGCAGCACCGCATCAAGGCAACTGAACGCAGATTTTGCAATAATCCAACAACCTCTCCTTAAGTTTGCATGCTGTATCTGTAGTTTCTTTAACTCAGTTTTGCTACATCTTACAGACTGCAGGTTCAAACCTGCTGACACCATGGATGCCTCACAACAACAGACTTTATATTTAAGTGTAaggacaaaaacagccaaattataAAAAGATCACAAAATGCAGAGGACAACATAAGTCATGTAGAGGTTAGTGGGAGAGGCTTACAtatgacactgtaaaataaatattaattcaaGCTCAAAAACCAAAGAAAGACTAACAAGATGTGTCCAACAACTCGATCACCTAATTAGCAGACATAGAGCTAGATCAAGGTTCTGCAAGTCACATTCAAGACTTCAACTTTGAGCTTGAAATTTGAAATGTGTCACAAGGAACCAGAAACGAATGCTTGTGTTCAAAACTTTTTACCGACATATTTGTTGGTAAAgtacaaactgttttttcacAACAATTAATATCCCAAAACTGCTATCACAAAAAGGTATCAATACAAACCTCAACCCACGGTAACTCATCCATCTGTATCGTCTAACTCTTCATCGTGCTTCTATGCAGATATGGTCAGGACACCTATTGATGTCCCgtaataaaggtaaaatgtttaAGTTCTTCAGGACAAACTGTTAGATCCAGCAAAGACTCATCACCTTTGAGCTTGAAAGGAGTATCGACTCATTAAGGTCACACAATCTGCCTGAAGTCACGAGTCACCTGAGTGTAACtcagtttgtttgatttaattaattttgttagGTTAAGGCACTGCTGATTCCTAACTTCTGCTTTCTATTATGAGGTCCTTGCCTTGATATCCTCCAGGGTGCATCCCAGGTGTCCCAGCCACGGGAGGAATCCCAAGCTGGGCCATTGGAGCAGCATACCCAGCTTGGGGTTGGACAGCAGGAACCTGATGAGTTGATGGTCCTgcttcatcatcatcgtcatcgtccTCATCAGAGTCAtcctgatttgattttttcttttgactttctgaaaacataaaaaagacaatgcTCATTCTTAACGgtgaagcttaaaaaaaatgtaaattaactTAAGCTTCTACAACAGGGGTCGAcctatgctgtttttttttgtgcaattttaaacaaaaaacgaataaataaaaatatctcaacagttttacaaatttaaagatcctcccatgctgacactttctttgcatgtattataGGTTGCCTTCCTTGGTGTTGGTTGAGTTTAATATAcatactttttcattaattaattttaccagcgatgcgtaaaaaaaaaatactgatacagataataAGCAAAATACTAAATACTGGCTTGGATAATCTTTCAACCCCTATGCTAGCAATCCAGCAATCCAGAAACAAAGTCATTGTAGAACATACAATTTACCAAAATGGTATACCACAGGATTTATGTGCCAGTACCCCTCATGGCTCTGAAAATACTATCCATTATCAGGAATCTCCCTTAACCTTATATCATGCCAAACAAAGCAACATAATAGAATCAAAGAAAACCTGTAGTTTGGTCAACTAGGCTTTTCctcaaaatggaaataaaattacatcaaagTATACACACCTTGTGATTTCTGCTCTAACGTTCGTCTTCTTTCTTGCATATCTTTTTCTGGAATCCCCTCCATGCCGTAGATCTCCAGCTCGATGTCTGTTCTTCCAGGAATTGCATTCGGTACACTGTCAATTGTCTCTTTGTGAACCTGAAATTTGTGAAACGTAAATCAGTGTCTCCTGTAATAACAGATAAAAGTAACTCACTATCCCAACGTATGACCACACTTAACTGGATCTATCgaaataaagacacaaactCTGAAAACGAACTAGGATAAATGACGAAGATAAAGGCACCCACCTGCATGCAATGGATAGCCAAGCCCGGGCCTGTGTACAACTTCTTGTGGCAAATATGGCATTTAAAATGCTTTGCCTTCTGATGCTGAATGAGGATCTTTTCATCATCGAAGTCTCGATTACAGTACCTTCAGTAAGGAGTTAAGGATTGTCTCTACACAGCAAACATGAGCCAAACATCAATAATACGCCAAGCAGCATCCGGATATATGAACCCAGAGAATAACACAACAGCCTTGAACTTAAATTCTAAGTAAAAATCCGCCCCGGGTGCGTTGGAGCGTAGCTTGAACCTTAATCCCGATTTTTGATGAAATACCGGGTGGAACAAGCTGCTATGTTACAActcaaataaaaagtttttcacACTCATCAGCCTTGAAGCCTGAATCATAACGTTGAAAGGTACCGTGAATCTTCGGTGCATCGCTAACAGGCTAGCTAGCCAACACCGGAACGGAGGTAGCTAGCATCACTTTCCTCTCGACGCAACTGTTTTTCACTTCTGCGACATATACTCGACGCCAAATACTTTTCACATATCGACTTGATTGAAAAGACAATCTTCGAGGCGTCGAGGATTGATTTGGTCCAATGGCCAAAAAttcaagctaacgttagcttagtAGCCGTTAAACCCTCCGGGAGGCTATCGCTAGCTGAGGCCTTCCTTTTGTCAAGCTAACGCTTAGCCTTTGACATGTCTAAACTGGCATTTTGTCGTTCAGTCAAAAGGATACCAGCACCACGGCTTCatctgcttcttcttttttcgtCCCATTTTTAagaatactgaaaaaaatgtctcacaaCGTTAAATACTAGTCTTATTATCTGTTTGACATCGGCATGCTGTAGTCCCGTAACAACGCCGAAAATGGCGCTTTGCTGGAGGAAGTTGTAGTGAGACCGCAGTCTCGCGATCACAGACAAATGACGTCATGTCATTGACACGATTTACACGCCCCAAGTTTTGGAGGCGGGTTAACGTAATATTCTAATATCTATAATGCCACAGAATTGTCGTAAAACATACTACCAGCCAAAGTTGAATTTCAGTGAGTTTTTATGGTGATAAAAAcgatttaaaggttttttttctcaggctttaagttgtatttttgtgtgggAAGCTGCATCGCTTTACGTCCGAATTCAGTGTGTAGCAAACACTGGCAAACACTTCATAACACATGACTTCAAAGTTTCTACTTCAGGTGTATAGGTGCAACAAAaccagagaaaaataaagataagcACAGCATATCAtgcatatcatatcatatctgTAGGCTATAACTTTACTAAACTTACTAGCATTTTACAGTCTTTGCACTTATTTTATGTATCTTTTGTATCCTTTTTGTTCTTCTTGTGTAAACCGTAGCACCAAAGGTACACAATTTTGTTCCACCGTATACCAAATGTTGTACATGAAGAATGGCATGCACACGATTGGAACTTGTTATGTCCTAAGTCTCCTCTTGATGGAGACAGTGTTGCAGAAATAGAAACTGGGTCCCCCTGCTGAAACAAGGACCTAGACACCCCTATCcatagtctttttttctttctttctttttttttttttttaatattttcaatttgGGGCTATTTCTATGGTTTCTTCCATTGCAATTAAGGGACATCCTAATGCAAGTGCAGTCATTGTAGACAATAGATGCTGCaagatttttgataatttggGCATGGACCCCTTGTTGCAGTGTGCCAGTGGTCCCATGCACAGACTGGATTTCATACAGAAATTGTCTCCTAGGTGTGAAAGACATTGACTGGCCTGCACAGATCCCCGACCTCAACGCCTTCCAAAGCCTTTGAGGTATACAGTAAAACTGACTTCACTAATGTTGCTGAATGGCAGCATGTCATATGAATGTATGTCTGCATACTTTGCTTGattgtccacatacttttggcaaTGAAGTGTCATCAATTCTTGTGCCCTGTAAATACCGGAGATCACTAAATCAGGCAAAGCACCACCTGATGTGCACCTATAAACATCCCTTTCATGTCTAAAACATAGTTTAAGCAGAAAGAATTGTATTACTGAGTTTACTGATTTCAAACGGGCACAAACATAGACATACATGCGTTTACACTGCATAAATAACAatcacacatacagacataatAGGATAACAGAATGTATAAGTACATCAAAGATGCCACTGTCacaccatcatcaccattatcTAGTAAGAAAAATTGGTAATAGTTAGGCCTATGTGTAAACTGTCAGTTTCAGTCCTGCTTGTAGCACGTAACCTAAAAAGACgtgaaatgcaaattaaaatgtggCCAAATTGTAACAAGTGCAGCTCTCAGCAGGCAGCATAAATTCAGAGACAAATGCATCCACACAGATTTCCCTTCCCCGCAGCTTCACTTGTCTTCTCTCGCTCACCAAGGTGAATGATTACCTCTGAAATTGGAGATTTATGAAGGGGAAACACAACTGAGGCGGCTTTCCTTGGCCGCCTAATGAATTTTTCATTGTACGTCTTCAAAACTGCTTCTCTCCATATGGTTGTACCGGCTAGACAGAGAAGACGTTCAGTGACAGCTTAAGGAGTCCCTTCTCTGAATGAATTATGGCTGATTCTTGTATGCTCGCGCATTTCATTGATCACTTTGacgtctgcttttttttcccccaaaaggCTCTTACCTCAGCTCTCCAATTCTGGGGCCCAGAGCTCTCTCTAAACACTGGGATTGAAAAGCTAATCTGGTTTCAAGGCTGCAGACCTTCTTGGTTTGAGCCCTTTTCTTTGCACAGTGGGGGATAATTCCTGTCCAAAGAATACAGAATTAAAATGGTATGCGTCCTTGCaagcatgtgagtgtgtttacactGATATTAATGAAGGCAAAATCCAAAGAAATCATACTGTTTCTGTATAAAACTGTTTAATGTACTCCAGTATGTACAAATCAAATCTACAAAATATgcacaatgttaaaatattatcagCAATTTCCCCCTCACTCACTTTTATGTCATAGCCCTTATTATATACAACCCTAGACCATTAATTCTTAAATAGGATACATACAAGTAATAACTAACGTATCACAATGCAGACCGACCAAACAATTTACACAACATACCAATATcaccaagtaaaaaaaaaatcaacagcaaatgcatgttaaaatattaatctGTATATAATTACATTATAATAATGTTTGTGCGAAGCAGTTACCAGCGTAACATGAGGTTAAAGTACAGTACAGTTTGAGACTCACAGCTTCGGGCTGGGGTCGTTTTCTATCCCGGTGCAATCAATTAACAATTTACGTTGTGACAGGAACTAATGAGGGAGCATTGATTTACTTCTTTTGCCCCACTGCTTCTTAATATGAGAGTGAAACAACCCCAGCCCGGATGTAGTCGAGGTCAGACATGTGTGCTCTTCCACGTTTGGTAATGAGAAATAGACTTATTCAGAATGGCCCAGCTGCCCACTggtaaatgttttcattagtctAATCTCACTTTGCTTTAAttcaccaattaaaaaaaaaaaaatcaataaataaactgacACTTCTTTGCAATTTTGAAACAATCACAAAATCCAGAGGTGGGactaagtcattgttttgcaagtcacaagtgaGTCTAAAGTCTTTCCACTCAAGTCAAGTtccaagtcaagactgacaagtccaAATCAAGTCCCAAGTCCCAAAACAAGAGTACTGAcatattaaatttacatttaattgtCAAAACTAGTTTCTTAAAACAAGTGGAACTAAACATagtcataaaaaaagatgtgctGACGTTGCATTTTCATGGTGCTATTAAGCAGTACCAAAACAGTATGAATTTTGTAGGTTTCTGTCCTGTCATGTACTTAACTTGTCTCATActgaaactagaattaccaaTTTGCAGTTGTGTCACTCTGCAAACCACTCCAGCTACACTTACAGTTTTCATCCATGTCTTACCCCCTGCAgtacagaagatctatacaatcagtgGGGTTTCAACATTAGTTGTCACCAATTCAGAATCTGAAAAATCTGTTCCTGATTTATAACTTcaaataatggccagaaaagcgtTTTTGTAGAGCATTATGATCTCACAGTGAAGATGACCTTTGGCCCTTTGGACATAAGATGTCATCGCTTcatattttatcctattagacatttgtgtagaTTTTGTCATAGTCCTGAGTTAAAGCCAAAATGACATTTAACCACCTAATTCTAATTAGTCCATTCTTATGTCAaattgaacatttgtgccaaatttgaagtctctcaagttgtttttgacaaaacacgtaacaagaatgagactgatgcaaggtcacctttacctttgaccaccaaaatctaataagttcgagtggacatttgtgcttcAACTATCACCAGCACCGAGCCATAAAAATGTCCCAGATTGGCTTGGGGAAGGATattaagtattttcaagtcaaaaggctcaagtccgaGTGAAGTCACTGGTGTTAAGTTTAAATGgggttgcaagtcttttttgattttgtcaattgagccaaatttgtgactcaagtccaagttGTGTGATTCAGTCCACCCCTGAAAAATCACTCACTGCACATGCCCAGAGGggacaataaaataacaagtCACCTGCATTTCTGGGTTGACCCAAAGGTGTCAGTGAGAAATTCTTTTGAGTTcttgaacattttctgttacttACCAACCGCTTACAGACAAAATTAGATTCATTTTTGCTTGCACAAAAGCAGTTCTTGTCAGGGGATGTGCTCTTTCCCTTCAGTGCTTGTAGCAATGTTTTGGCATCATTTCTGAAAGTTTAAAAGTCTGAATGGCACTTCTgcgtcttcttttttttttatctgtacgCACAATGGTGCAATTGTCACACTACTCGCACgcaaagaaaagtcaaaagaCAGAAGTTTGAGGTTCAAATAGTGCTGAACACAAATTAATCCTTCTCTGGGGAAGTGCCAAATGCTAAAGGCAACACTGAATATTCACCCACACTTTCCTTCAAAGGTAAATTCCTAATGACTTCTGAGGGTTGCTGCAGCCTATACACACTCCATGCTCCCTACAAAGTAGAGAGGTTTAGCTATCCTGCTGTCGGTTTAATCTAAACCCCTCATGCTTATGAGCTGCTCGTAATGATGACAAAACACCAACTAAAGCCTAAATTCTCATATAACCTTAGTCTTCATTTACTGATGATAAGGGCGCAGGGCAGATTACAGGATTTTCAGGAACTCCTCTTGCTGAAAATGGTTTTATACTGCAGGGTTTCACTGCCATCACCCCAAACAAGAGGCAGCTGTGCAGACATACTTTCATCAGGCTGACGTCTCCATGAGAAGGCACCATTGgactgaggaggaagaggcagagAAGGTTAAGCCATGTGGACAGGACTGCTCCTGCTGCGTTAGATCCGAGGCTTCTCATTTGTCAACACAGTGTCGTCAACAAACTGTCTGATACTCTTGAGACACACGTCCAGGAGAGATGTAGACAAAGAGCAGATGAAGGTTAGGTTGTATGGTAAGCGGTAATTGCGAGGCTTAACCTGCGAAGGGAGCAGGTGGGCTGAAAAGGGTATGACAAGACCGCCAGCAAGTGTTGCTGCATGTCAGGTGCATCCCTGTTTCAGAGCACTTGGATGTAGGATGAGGGCGGCTGCCAGACTCTCTGATCACCGCACGAAGAGGCTCAGAAAATGAGGACTGAGGTGACTCATCTAGCCAGGTTGTCAGGCATCTACCAGTGGAGGAATAAAGGGGCTACAGTGTCTAGTCTGCCTCTAATAAGCAAGTCAGGGTGGTGGAGGCAGTCGCACATCAAGCAAGCTGTAGGCAAAGATGTTCCAGAAGACGGCGCAGAGCACAAACAAGGTGTAGACACAGAAAAAGATCCAAAACAGGGACTGCTCCTGGAGTCGCTGCTCGTAATTCTGCA
Proteins encoded in this window:
- the znf207b gene encoding BUB3-interacting and GLEBS motif-containing protein ZNF207b isoform X1, with the translated sequence MGRKKKKQMKPWCWYCNRDFDDEKILIQHQKAKHFKCHICHKKLYTGPGLAIHCMQVHKETIDSVPNAIPGRTDIELEIYGMEGIPEKDMQERRRTLEQKSQESQKKKSNQDDSDEDDDDDDEAGPSTHQVPAVQPQAGYAAPMAQLGIPPVAGTPGMHPGGYQGMPPMMPGVPPMMHGMPPAMHGMPPGMMPMGGMMPPMMPGMPGIPHGMPPHMAPRPGMPHMAPAPAAGAIPSRPAVPVAQPAVTKPLFPSAAQMGAGVHSSTAAVSSPPADLQSVSSQPPFPNTPQAQQSTSGAVASNSHSTAASSDPPKATFPAYTQPSISSSSSTSSSSNPSSSTVAKPPATVTNKPAILTTTSATSKLIHPDEDISLEEMKAQLPRYQRLTPRPGQAHAAAPPVAAVGGIMPPQQGMPPQQPGMRHPMHGQYGAPPQGMPSYMPGGMPPYGQGPPMVPPYQGGPPMGMRPPVMSPAGRY
- the znf207b gene encoding BUB3-interacting and GLEBS motif-containing protein ZNF207b isoform X2; the encoded protein is MGRKKKKQMKPWCWYCNRDFDDEKILIQHQKAKHFKCHICHKKLYTGPGLAIHCMQVHKETIDSVPNAIPGRTDIELEIYGMEGIPEKDMQERRRTLEQKSQESQKKKSNQDDSDEDDDDDDEAGPSTHQVPAVQPQAGYAAPMAQLGIPPVAGTPGMHPGGYQGMPPMMPGVPPMMHGMPPAMHGMPPGMMPMGGMMPPMMPGMPGIPHGMPPHMAPRPGMPHMAPAPAAGAIPSRPAVPVAQPAVTKPLFPSAAQAQQSTSGAVASNSHSTAASSDPPKATFPAYTQPSISSSSSTSSSSNPSSSTVAKPPATVTNKPAILTTTSATSKLIHPDEDISLEEMKAQLPRYQRLTPRPGQAHAAAPPVAAVGGIMPPQQGMPPQQPGMRHPMHGQYGAPPQGMPSYMPGGMPPYGQGPPMVPPYQGGPPMGMRPPVMSPAGRY